One Oryza glaberrima chromosome 10, OglaRS2, whole genome shotgun sequence DNA segment encodes these proteins:
- the LOC127785856 gene encoding glutelin type-A 2-like, which yields MRVRQNIDNPNRADTYNPRAGRVTNLNSQNFPILNLVQMSAVKVNLYQNALLSPFWNINAHSIVYITQGRAQVQVVNNNGKTVFNGELRRGQLLIVPQHYVVVKKAQREGCAYIAFKTNPNSMVSHIAGKSSIFRALPTDVLANAYRISREEAQRLKHNRGDEFGAFTPLQYKSYQDVYNVAESS from the exons ATGAGGGTAAGGCAAAACATCGATAATCCTAACCGTGCTGATACATACAACCCAAGAGCTGGAAGGGTTACAAATCTCAACAGCCAGAATTTCCCCATTCTTAATCTTGTACAGATGAGCGCCGTTAAAGTAAATCTATACCAG AATGCACTCCTTTCACCGTTCTGGAACATCAACGCTCACAGCATCGTGTATATTACTCAAGGCCGAGCCCAGGTTCAAGTTGTCAACAACAATGGAAAGACGGTGTTCAACGGAGAGCTTCGTCGTGGACAGCTACTTATTGTACCACAACACTATGTAGTTGTAAAGAAGGCACAAAGAGAAGGATGTGCTTACATTGCATTCAAGACAAACCCTAACTCTATGGTAAGCCACATTGCAGGAAAGAGTTCCATCTTCCGTGCTCTCCCAACTGATGTTCTAGCAAATGCATATCGCATCTCAAGAGAAGAGGCTCAGAGGCTCAAGCATAATAGAGGAGATGAGTTCGGTGCATTCACTCCCCTCCAATACAAGAGCTACCAAGACGTTTATAATGTGGCGGAATCCTCTTAA
- the LOC127753105 gene encoding pentatricopeptide repeat-containing protein At2g22410, mitochondrial — MPPPPPSSRLLALLSARRPPPPLRRLLQIHAHLLAAGLLQDFSSLLAVAYALSTTATATDARTSPPSPLRHALALLSSLPASAYNAAIRALSLSDDGDRHGHGVVRRCLPLYRALLRSGTARPDHLTFPFLLKACARLREWGYGDAALAHVLRLGLDSDVFVVNAATHFLSIRGPMEDARRLFDRSPVRDLVSWNTLIGGYVRRGNPAEALELFWRMVAEDAAVRPDEVTMIAAVSGCGQMRDLELGRRLHGFMDSNGVSCTVRLMNALMDMYIKCGSLEMAKSVFERIEHRTVVSWTTMIVGFAKFGLMDDARKVFDEMPERDVFPWNALMTGYVQCKQCKEALSLFHEMQEASVVPDEITMVNLLTACSQLGALEMGMWVHRYIEKHRLVFSVALGTSLIDMYAKCGNIEKAIHIFKEIPEKNALTWTAMICGLANHGHANEAIEHFRTMIELGQKPDEITFIGVLSACCHAGLVKEGREFFSLMETKYHLERKMKHYSCMIDLLGRAGHLDEAEQLVNTMPTEPDAVVWGAIFFACRMQGNISLGEKAAMKLVEIDPSDSGIYVLLANMYAEANMRKKADKVRAMMRHLGVEKVPGCSCIELNGVVHEFIVKDKSHMDSHAIYDCLHEITLQIKHSADLLSISAAGAV; from the coding sequence atgccgcctccgcctccgtcttcccgtctcctcgccctcctctccgcgcgccgcccgccgcccccgctccgccgcctcctccagaTCCAcgcccacctcctcgccgccggcctcctccaagacttctcctccctcctcgccgtcgcctacgcgctctccaccaccgccaccgccacggacgcccgcacctcgccgccctccccgctcCGCCACGCGCTCGCGCTCCTCTCCTCGCTCCCGGCCTCCGCCTACAACGCCGCCATCCGAGCACTCTCCctctccgacgacggcgaccgccaTGGCCACGGCGTcgtccgccgctgcctcccgctCTACCGCGCCCTCCTCCGCTCCGGGACCGCGCGCCCCGACCACCTCACGTTCCCGTTCCTGCTCAAGGCCTGCGCGCGCCTGCGGGAGTGGGGATATGGCGACGCGGCCCTCGCGCACgtcctccgcctcggcctcgaCTCCGACGTCTTCGTGGTGAACGCGGCCACGCACTTCCTATCGATCCGCGGGCCCATGGAGGACGCACGCAGGCTGTTCGACCGAAGTCCTGTGAGGGACTTGGTGTCGTGGAACACGCTGATCGGAGGGTACGTGCGGCGGGGGAACCCAGCGGAGGCGCTGGAGCTGTTCTGGAGGATGGTGGCAGAGGATGCAGCGGTGAGGCCTGATGAGGTCACGATGATCGCGGCTGTGTCGGGGTGCGGGCAGATGCGTGACCTGGAGCTTGGGAGGCGGCTTCATGGGTTCATGGATAGTAACGGAGTGAGTTGCACTGTGAGGCTGATGAATGCGCTGATGGATATGTACATCAAGTGTGGCAGTTTAGAGATGGCAAAGTCTGTGTTCGAGAGGATCGAGCACAGGACAGTTGTCTCTTGGACGACGATGATCGTGGGGTTTGCCAAGTTCGGATTGATGGACGATGCACGTAAAGTGTTTGATGAGATGCCTGAAAGGGATGTGTTCCCATGGAATGCACTCATGACCGGTTATGTGCAGTGTAAGCAGTGCAAGGAGGCCCTTTCCTTGTTTCATGAGATGCAGGAAGCAAGTGTGGTGCCTGATGAGATCACAATGGTCAATCTTCTAACTGCTTGTTCGCAGCTCGGAGCATTAGAAATGGGGATGTGGGTTCACCGGTACATTGAGAAACATCGCCTTGTATTTAGTGTTGCGCTTGGCACATCTCTCATTGACATGTACGCTAAGTGTGGAAACATTGAGAAAGCTATCCACATTTTCAAAGAAATTCCCGAGAAAAATGCACTCACATGGACAGCAATGATATGTGGTCTAGCAAATCATGGACATGCCAATGAGGCCATAGAGCACTTCCGGACAATGATAGAGCTTGGACAGAAGCCAGATGAGATTACGTTTATAGGAGTTCTTTCAGCATGCTGTCATGCTGGTTTGGTGAAAGAAGGTCGGGAATTTTTCTCTCTGATGGAGACAAAATATCATCTTGAGAGGAAAATGAAACATTATTCATGTATGATAGACTTACTAGGCAGGGCAGGCCATTTAGACGAAGCAGAGCAGCTAGTAAACACTATGCCTACGGAACCTGATGCAGTAGTTTGGGGTGCTATCTTCTTTGCTTGTAGGATGCAAGGTAATATCTCTCTTGGAGAAAAGGCAGCAATGAAATTGGTAGAAATTGATCCTAGTGATAGTGGAATCTATGTGCTACTGGCTAATATGTATGCAGAAGCGAACATGAGGAAGAAGGCTGACAAAGTCAGGGCTATGATGAGACATTTGGGAGTGGAGAAAGTTCCTGGGTGTAGCTGCATTGAGTTGAATGGTGTGGTTCATGAATTTATCGTGAAGGACAAGTCACATATGGATAGTCATGCTATTTATGACTGCTTGCATGAGATCACCCTACAAATAAAGCATTCTGCAGACTTGCTTAGCATTTCTGCGGCTGGTGCGGTGTAG
- the LOC127753439 gene encoding probable methionine--tRNA ligase: MAAAKEAVVPVEGRRNVLVTSALPYVNNVPHLGNIIGCVLSADAFARYCRLRGHNVLYVCGTDEYGTATETKAMEEGCSPREICDKYHAIHKEVYEWFDISFDIFGRTSSPQQTEVCQDIFLKLLDNNWLSENTMQQLYCNSCQRFLADRLVEGYCPTEGCNYDSARGDQCEKCGKLLNSTELVNPKCKVCGSTPCVRDTDHLFLELPLLREKLEKYIDETSVTGSWSQNAIHATNAWLKEGLKPRCITRDLKWGVPVPHEKYKDKVFYVWFDAPIGYISITACYTPEWEKWWKNPENVELYQFMGKDNVPFHTVMFPSTLLGTGENWTLMKTISVTEYLNYESGKFSKTKGIGVFGNDAKSTNIPPEVWRYYLLTNRPEASDTLFTWTDLQAKCNNELLNNLGNFINRVLSFIAKPEGTGYGSVVPDSPDVDSHALTQSLAETVGKLIDQYIDAMDKVKIKQGLKIAMAISSEGNAYLQESQFWKLYKQDPASCATVMKTSVGIVYLLACLLEPFMPTFSKDVLQQLNLSPEEHLSFCDEKGEVEKAKRPWDLIPSGHRIGKPAPLFKGLENEAVKGLREKFAGSQAERKLRTQVAAQLEATSI; this comes from the exons atggcggcggcgaaggaggcggtggTACCGGTGGAGGGGCGGAGGAACGTGCTGGTGACGAGCGCGCTGCCGTACGTGAACAACGTGCCGCACCTGGGGAACATCATCGGCTGCGTGCTCTCCGCCGACGCCTTCGCGCGCTACTGCCGCCTCCGGGGGCACAACGTGCTCTACGTCTGCGGCACCGACGAGTACGGCACCGCCACCGAGACCAAGGCCATGGAGGAAGGCTGCTCCCCCAGGGAGATCTGCGACAA GTACCATGCCATCCACAAGGAAGTGTACGAGTGGTTCGACATCAGCTTCGACATCTTCGGTAGAACATCGTCGCCGCAACAGACCGAGGTCTGCCAAGACATCTTCCTCAAGCTACTGGACAACAATTGGCTGTCAGAGAACACAATGCAGCAG CTTTACTGCAATTCATGCCAAAGGTTCTTGGCTGACAGGCTTGTGGAGGGCTACTGCCCCACAGAGGGATGCAACTATGACTCTGCCAGGGGTGACCAATGCGAGAAGTGTGGAAAATTGCTGAATTCAACTGAGCTGGTTAATCCCAAGTGCAAG GTTTGCGGGAGCACGCCTTGTGTCCGCGACACGGATCACTTGTTCTTGGAGCTCCCTCTGCTGAGGGAGAAACTTGAGAAGTATATCGACGAGACTTCTGTGACTGGATCATGGAGCCAAAACGCTATTCATGCAACAAATGCTTGGTTGAAGGAAGGGTTGAAACCTCGCTGCATTACCAGGGATCTGAAATGGGGTGTGCCTGTCCCACATGAGAAGTACAAAGACAAG GTGTTCTATGTCTGGTTTGATGCACCAATCGGGTACATCTCCATTACGGCGTGCTACACGCCTGAGTGGGAGAAATGGTGGAAGAATCCAGAAAATGTTGAATTGTATCAGTTCATGGGTAAAGACAATGTCCCATTCCATACG GTCATGTTCCCCTCCACACTACTTGGAACTGGAGAAAATTGGACTCTGATGAAGACGATTAGTGTGACAGAGTATCTCAATTATGAATCAG GAAAGTTCTCCAAAACAAAGGGCATTGGAGTGTTTGGGAATGATGCAAAATCCACAAATATTCCTCCTGAAGTGTGGCGATACTACTTGCTTACCAATCGTCCCGAG GCATCAGATACATTGTTCACTTGGACAGATTTGCAAGCCAAGTGTAACAACGAGCTGCTGAACAATTTAGGGAACTTCATCAATCGAGTACTAAGCTTTATTGCGAAACCAGAGG GAACTGGATATGGTTCTGTTGTACCTGATTCTCCTGATGTGGATTCCCATGCTCTGACTCAGTCATTGGCTGAGACTGTTGGTAAATTGATTGATCAGTACATCGATGCAATGGACAAG GTCAAAATAAAACAAGGGCTGAAGATTGCAATGGCAATTTCTAGCGAAGGAAATGCATACCTACAA GAGAGTCAGTTTTGGAAGCTTTACAAACAAGATCCAGCCAGTTGCGCAACTGTGATGAAAACCTCAGTTGGAATTGTGTACCTCTTGGCATGTTTGCTGGAGCCTTTCATGCCAACATTCTCAAAAGAT GTTCTGCAGCAGCTAAATCTAAGTCCAGAAGAGCACCTATCATTTTGTGATGAAAAAGGAGAGGTTGAGAAGGCCAAAAGACCTTGGGATCTCATACCATCAGGCCACAGGATAGGGAAACCTGCACCTTTGTTCAAGGGATTG GAAAACGAAGCGGTGAAGGGCTTGAGAGAAAAATTTGCAGGCAGCCAAGCTGAGAGAAAATTGAGGACTCAAGTCGCCGCACAATTGGAAGCCACAAGCATATAG